The following coding sequences are from one Triticum urartu cultivar G1812 unplaced genomic scaffold, Tu2.1 TuUngrouped_contig_3102, whole genome shotgun sequence window:
- the LOC125527162 gene encoding cytochrome P450 90D2-like yields the protein MSVSWPAPSTCAAAGALLAAAWLLCFRLLPAVARPRRRAMKTGAQLPPGSFGWPVVGETLDFVSCSYSPRPEAFVDKRRLRYGSAVFRSHLFGSATVVTADAEVNRFVLQSDARSFVPWYPRSLTELMGKSSILVINGGLQRRVHGLVGAFFKSPQLKAQVTADMQRLLAPALASWRHQGPGARLRIQDHAKTIVFQILVRGLIGLEAGPEMQQLKQQFQEFIVGLMSLPIKLPGTRLYRSLQAKKRMARVIQRIIQEKRRRRALDGPPRDAIDVLMGAGSEELTDELISDNMIDFMIPAEDSVPVLITLAVKFLSECPLALQQLEEENMELKMRKTDLGETLQWTDYMSLSFTQHVITETLRVGNIISGIMRKAVRDVEVKGHLIPKGWRVFMYFRSVHLDDMLYEDPCKFNPWRWKEKDMSTSSFTPFGGGLRLCPGLDLARLEASIFLHHLVTSFRWVAEEDHIVNFPTVRLKGGMPIRVTAKD from the exons ATGTCCGTTTCCTGGCCGGCGCCGTCGACGTGCGCGGCCGCCGGGGCCCTGCTGGCCGCCGCGTGGCTGCTGTGCTTCAGGCTGCTCCCGGCCGTGGCGAGGCCGAGGAGGCGGGCGATGAAGACGGGGGCGCAGCTCCCTCCCGGCAGCTTCGGGTGGCCGGTCGTCGGCGAGACGCTGGACTTCGTCTCCTGCTCCTACTCCCCGCGCCCCGAGGCGTTCGTCGACAAGCGCCGCCTCCG GTACGGCAGCGCGGTGTTCCGGTCGCACCTGTTCGGGTCGGCGACGGTGGTGACGGCGGACGCGGAGGTGAACCGGTTCGTGCTGCAGAGCGACGCGCGGTCGTTCGTGCCGTGGTACCCGCGGTCGCTGACGGAGCTCATGGGCAAGTCCTCCATCCTCGTCATCAACGGCGGCCTGCAGCGGCGCGTCCACGGCCTCGTCGGCGCCTTCTTCAAGTCGCCGCAGCTCAAGGCGCAGGTCACCGCCGACATGCAGCGCCTCCTCGCCCCGGCGCTCGCCTCCTGGCGCCACCAGGGCCCCGGCGCCCGCCTCCGCATCCAGGACCACGCCAAGACG ATTGTGTTCCAGATCCTGGTGCGGGGTCTGATCGGGCTGGAGGCAGGCCCAGAGATGCAGCAGCTCAAGCAGCAATTCCAGGAATTTATTGTCGGACTCATGTCCCTTCCCATTAAGCTGCCAGGGACTAGGCTCTACAGATCCCTCCAG GCCAAGAAGAGGATGGCCAGGGTGATTCAGAGGATCATAcaggagaagaggaggaggagggccctCGACGGGCCGCCGAGGGACGCCATCGACGTGCTCATGGGCGCCGGCAGCGAGGAGCTCACCGACGAGCTCATATCCGACAACATGATCGACTTCATGATCCCCGCCGAGGACTCCGTGCCGGTGCTCATCACGCTCGCCGTCAAGTTCCTCAGCGAGTGCCCCCTCGCCCTGCAACAGCTCGAG GAGGAGAACATGGAGCTCAAGATGAGGAAAACCGACCTGGGTGAAACCTTGCAATGGACTGACTACATGTCCTTGTCATTCACGCAGCAT GTGATAACGGAGACGCTGCGAGTTGGGAACATCATCAGCGGGATCATGCGCAAGGCGGTCCGCGACGTCGAGGTGAAGGGGCATCTCATCCCCAAAGGATGGCGCGTGTTCATGTACTTCCGGTCGGTCCACCTCGACGACATGCTCTACGAGGACCCCTGCAAGTTCAATCCATGGAGGTGGAAG GAGAAGGACATGAGCACTAGCAGCTTCACCCCTTTTGGTGGTGGGTTGAGGCTGTGCCCGGGCCTGGATCTGGCCAGGCTGGAAGCTTCCATCTTTCTCCACCACTTGGTCACCAGCTTCAG